AGACCTAGTCATCATCGAGTTCGACGATGTGCCCATACTTCCCTCGCGGATGAATACCTGCTATACCGAGCGCCAGGATATGAGCCCCTTTGGGGCTGAGCGATGGAACGAGGGCGACCAGTTGTTCGGTTCCGGACCAGATTGCCAACTCGTGTTTGAGTTGAGGGTCAATGAGACCAACTTCTACAACCTGATGCTCTACGGCACCATCGCGCCTGACTATGGTAAAGCGCGACTGGAAATACGCCGCGGGGACAGCATTGACCTGATCTATAACGTCGAGTTGTATGATCCCGTAGTTCAGCCCGGGCGAGCCCCGCTGGATTTAGGGAACTGGTTGCTGAACAAAGACGAGACAAACCACTTCGTGATCACGATTTACGATACCAATCCCGCATCAGGCGAATACAAGTTCGGTTTCGATTTTATGACCATGGAATGCCTGAACCAGATCCGGGGAGGCAGTTGTTGAGATAAGAGCAAATCAAAACAAAAAAGGCGAGGGTGTTGCACCCTCGCCTTTTGTTTTAAGCTGGCCAGGCGGCCTTGAGCCGCTCCCAGGTTTCTTCCAGGGTTTCGGGCAGCACGCGGGTTTGGCCCAGGGCCGACATAAAGTTGGTGTCGCCGTTCCAGCGCGGCAGCACGTGCAGATGCAGGTGCTCTTCGATGCCGGCGCCAGCCGCCGCGCCCAGGTTGGCGCCCAGGTTGAAGCCGCCCGGCGCATACACGGAACGCAACACGCCCACGGCGGTGTTGGCCAGTTCGAACAGCTCGGCGCGGGTTTGGGGCGTCAGCTGCTCCAACTGGGCGATGTGCTCAAAGGGCAGTGCCAGCAGGTGCCCGCTGGTGTAAGGGAAGCGGTTGAGCATCACGAAGGCTTTTTCGCCGCGATGCAAAATCAGGTTCTCGGGGCCGTCCGGTTTCTTAAGGGCTGCGCAGAAGACGCACTCGCCAGCTTTGCTTTTGTCGCGTTGGATGTAGGGCTTGCGCCATGGGGAGAAAAGACGCTGCATGGGGGGCTCCAGCCCCATTGTAGCAGACCGACCCAAGCCGATTTGTAGTATGCTCACATTATGGAACAATTGTCCATGTTCGCCGGGCCGCGCCCGACCCTGACGGTCAGCGACATCTCGCGGGTGCTGCGCGCTCTCATCGAATCCGAGGGTATGCTGCAGGATGTGTGGGTGCGCGGCGAGGTGACCAACTTCTCGCGGCCCAGGTCCGGCCACTGGTACTTCACCCTCAAAGACCATAACGCCCAATTGCCTTGCGTGATGTGGCGCAGCACCGCCGAGCTGCAGGCGCACATCCCCAAAGACGGCGACCAGCTGGAGGTACACGGCGGGCTGAGCGTGTACGAGGCCGGCGGGCGCTACC
The Anaerolineales bacterium DNA segment above includes these coding regions:
- a CDS encoding HIT domain-containing protein, producing MQRLFSPWRKPYIQRDKSKAGECVFCAALKKPDGPENLILHRGEKAFVMLNRFPYTSGHLLALPFEHIAQLEQLTPQTRAELFELANTAVGVLRSVYAPGGFNLGANLGAAAGAGIEEHLHLHVLPRWNGDTNFMSALGQTRVLPETLEETWERLKAAWPA